In a genomic window of Balneolales bacterium ANBcel1:
- a CDS encoding Fic family protein: METVVHTLKLRLNWKLIQLLSRIDRFDASWASIEKKEGQSLKQLKSISTVRSVGASTRIEGSKLSDEEVETLLKQTDISKLADRDSQEVVGYYETMDFISESFDDLQINESNIKYLHQLLLKYSTKDAWHRGDYKTQTNAVEARMPDGSTQIIFQPTPPGVATITAMTELIQWYSDDKQTHPLVKCALFVYDFLSIHPFQDGNGRLSRLLTTLLLLKSNYKWIEYVSFENEVEHRKTEYYRVLRSCQVNRPGEDVTTWIEFFFDALGNIQDLLTDKLHMQGALASLSPREKSIITFIENRPGCKSGEISNQLNIPNPTVKRILSELVKQNLIQKHGVGPGTNYTIS; this comes from the coding sequence ATGGAAACTGTTGTACATACATTAAAACTTCGATTGAACTGGAAACTCATTCAATTGCTTAGTCGTATTGATCGTTTCGATGCTTCTTGGGCTTCCATTGAAAAAAAAGAGGGACAAAGCCTAAAACAACTAAAATCAATTTCTACAGTTCGAAGTGTTGGTGCATCAACAAGGATAGAGGGCTCAAAACTATCGGACGAGGAAGTCGAAACTCTTCTGAAGCAAACTGATATAAGCAAGCTGGCGGACCGTGATTCGCAGGAAGTGGTGGGATATTATGAAACAATGGATTTTATTTCGGAATCTTTTGATGATCTTCAGATTAATGAAAGTAATATAAAATATCTGCATCAACTCTTGTTGAAATATAGTACCAAAGATGCATGGCATCGAGGAGATTACAAAACACAAACTAATGCCGTCGAAGCACGAATGCCGGATGGTTCCACCCAAATCATCTTTCAGCCTACCCCGCCTGGAGTGGCAACTATAACGGCGATGACCGAGTTGATCCAGTGGTATTCCGATGACAAACAAACACATCCACTGGTGAAATGTGCGTTGTTTGTTTATGATTTTTTATCCATCCACCCCTTTCAAGATGGCAACGGCAGACTTAGCAGACTTTTAACAACACTCTTGCTGCTGAAAAGCAACTACAAATGGATCGAGTATGTCAGTTTTGAAAACGAAGTTGAGCATAGAAAAACCGAGTATTACAGGGTGTTGCGTAGTTGTCAGGTAAATCGACCTGGCGAAGATGTTACCACATGGATTGAGTTTTTTTTCGATGCCCTTGGTAATATTCAGGACTTGTTGACAGACAAACTCCATATGCAAGGAGCATTGGCTTCGCTTTCACCTCGTGAAAAATCCATTATCACCTTCATTGAAAATCGACCCGGGTGTAAATCGGGTGAAATCAGCAATCAACTTAATATCCCTAATCCAACGGTTAAACGTATTTTATCAGAGTTAGTAAAACAAAACTTGATTCAAAAACACGGGGTCGGGCCGGGTACAAATTATACAATTTCTTAA
- a CDS encoding ion transporter — translation MEFRRTLKTLVEDEQSKWGRIFNLVVKILIVLSLISISVESLPGLDSRVIAFLELFELITVLLFTIEYILRVLGADKKLKFIFSFYGIIDLVAILPFYIAIGLDLRSVRIFRLLRIIRMMKFSRYNDAINRLTGAFQSIKAELVVFFMITLCVLYVSALGIYYFENPAQPDKYVSVFHSLWWSVATLTTVGYGDVYPITIGGRIFTFFILMIGLGLISVPTGLIASALTKTLKNDNEH, via the coding sequence ATGGAGTTTAGAAGAACTCTTAAAACGCTGGTTGAAGACGAGCAGAGCAAATGGGGAAGAATCTTCAACCTCGTTGTCAAGATACTGATCGTTTTATCGCTCATTAGCATTTCGGTCGAATCTTTGCCAGGTCTTGATTCACGCGTTATTGCATTTCTTGAGCTATTTGAATTAATAACGGTCTTATTATTTACTATTGAATACATTCTTCGAGTCCTGGGGGCTGACAAAAAGTTGAAATTCATTTTCAGCTTTTACGGAATTATTGATCTTGTTGCCATATTGCCTTTCTACATCGCAATTGGCCTGGATCTACGCTCAGTGAGAATATTTCGCCTGCTCCGCATTATCAGAATGATGAAATTTTCTCGGTATAATGACGCTATTAACCGCCTTACCGGAGCATTTCAATCCATCAAAGCAGAACTGGTCGTATTTTTCATGATCACACTTTGCGTTCTGTATGTTTCTGCCCTTGGCATATATTACTTTGAGAATCCAGCTCAACCAGATAAATATGTATCGGTTTTTCACAGCCTTTGGTGGTCTGTAGCAACGTTAACCACTGTCGGCTATGGAGATGTATATCCCATCACTATCGGTGGGCGAATTTTTACTTTTTTCATCTTGATGATTGGTCTCGGATTGATTTCGGTGCCAACCGGCCTGATTGCTTCTGCTTTGACAAAAACATTGAAAAACGATAACGAACATTAA